From Lolium perenne isolate Kyuss_39 chromosome 5, Kyuss_2.0, whole genome shotgun sequence, a single genomic window includes:
- the LOC139831508 gene encoding uncharacterized protein — MILVKLVVGDLVLNVISAYAPQVGHNESTKREFWEGLEDLVRRVPIGEKLFIGGDLNGHVGTSNTGFERVHVGFGYGIRNQEGEDVLSFALAYDMVVANTLFRKRESHLVTFSSGLHSSQIDFVLSRREDRRACIDCKVIPGKSVVPQHKLVVADFRFRIRVQRGKRAKVARTKWWKLKSEAFQAFRERVFKEGPWEEGGDANMMWTSMTTCLRKVAVEEFGVTKGSRREAKDTWWWNDEVQKVIREKKDYFRCLYLDRSAANMEYKVAKKAAKRARSTKALFA; from the coding sequence ATGATCCTTGTCAAGCTGGTTGTTGGGGACTTAGTCCTCAATGTTATCAGCGCGTATGCCCCACAAGTAGGCcacaatgagagcaccaagagggAGTTCTGGGAAGGCCTCGAGGACTTGGTTAGGAGGGTACCTATTGGTGAGAAGCTCTTCATAGGAGGAGACCTCAATGGCCATGTGGGTACATCTAACACAGGTTTTGAAAGGGTGCATGTGGGCTTTGGCTATGGCATCAGgaaccaagaaggagaagatgtccTGAGCTTCGCTCTAGCCTATGACATGGTCGTAGCTAACACCCTCTTTAGGAAGAGAGAATCCCATCTAGTGACGTTCAGTAGTGGTCTACACTCTAGCCAGATTGATTTTGTCCTCTCTAGAAGAGAAGACAGACGCGCCTGCATTGATTGTAAGGTGATACCTGGAAAGAGTGTTGTACCTCAACATAAGCTGGTGGTTGCTGACTTTCGCTTTAGGATCCGTGTCCAGCGGGGTAAGCGCGCCAAAGTCGCTAGAACAAAGTGGTGGAAGCTCAAGAGTGAGGCATTCCAGGCTTTCAGGGAGAGGGTATTTAAGGAGGGCCCTTGGGAGGAAGGAGGCGATGCAAACATGATGTGGACGAGTATGACGACCTGCTTGCGGAAGGTCGCTGTAGAGGAGTTTGGGGTGACTAAGGGAAGTAGAAGGGAAGCTAAGGATACCTGGTGGTGGAACGATGAGGTCCAGAAGGTTATTAGGGAGAAAAAGGACTATTTCAGATGCCTATATCTGGACAGGAGTGCAGCTAACATGGAGTACAAGGTGGCGAAGAAGGCTGCAAAGCGGGCG